A genomic region of Caldicellulosiruptor acetigenus contains the following coding sequences:
- a CDS encoding sensor domain-containing diguanylate cyclase — MSERTASQELKNLIRKLSKIGIAISREKNVDSILEMILNESIDITNSDGGTIYTVKEFEGQKYLVITFAKNYSVDFQFIGYKIPLDEKSIVGFVAKNAIPVTINNVQSSQNSHLQQFKLFDKTLGYTTINVMAVPMIDYQGNVIGVLQVVNKKKSKEIKLTPENILYSIVDYTNEDEEIVLSLASQASLLIERIHLYQRIEKNIANTRYALISLFNSMKQVIANLSEDILIEQEEFKKFATLDSLTGLFTRNEGMVYLEKQIQLSKMNESHFVVCFVDVDGLKWVNDTYGHQTGDELLKNFSQILKESIRSYDIAFRYGGDEFVVVLSKATLKEANIVFSRIQDKITKFNMSSSHAYKIEISYGFAEYSPESNFTAEDLIKIADENMYKMKKEKKKKKSCPS, encoded by the coding sequence ATGAGTGAGCGTACAGCTTCCCAAGAACTTAAAAATCTAATTAGAAAACTTAGCAAAATAGGCATTGCGATTTCGCGTGAAAAGAATGTTGATTCAATCTTAGAGATGATATTAAATGAAAGCATTGATATTACAAACAGTGATGGTGGAACTATTTACACTGTAAAAGAATTTGAAGGCCAGAAATACCTTGTTATAACATTTGCAAAAAACTACTCTGTCGATTTTCAATTTATAGGCTATAAAATTCCTTTAGATGAAAAGAGTATTGTTGGGTTTGTTGCAAAAAATGCTATCCCTGTTACAATAAACAATGTACAATCTTCTCAAAACTCTCATTTGCAGCAGTTTAAACTTTTTGACAAAACATTAGGATATACAACAATAAATGTCATGGCTGTTCCCATGATTGACTATCAGGGAAATGTCATCGGAGTTCTTCAAGTGGTAAATAAAAAGAAGAGTAAGGAAATAAAACTTACACCAGAAAATATTCTCTACAGCATTGTCGATTACACTAATGAAGATGAAGAAATTGTTCTGTCTTTGGCATCCCAAGCATCACTTTTAATTGAAAGAATTCACCTTTACCAGCGAATAGAAAAAAATATCGCAAACACGCGCTATGCTTTAATAAGCTTATTCAACTCCATGAAGCAGGTAATAGCCAACCTAAGTGAAGATATTCTTATTGAGCAGGAGGAATTCAAAAAATTTGCAACCCTCGATAGCCTCACAGGACTTTTTACAAGAAATGAAGGAATGGTCTACTTAGAAAAACAAATTCAGCTTTCAAAAATGAACGAATCACATTTTGTAGTGTGTTTTGTTGACGTTGACGGCCTGAAATGGGTAAACGATACATACGGGCATCAGACAGGCGATGAACTTTTGAAAAATTTTTCACAAATTTTAAAGGAAAGTATAAGAAGTTATGACATTGCGTTCAGATACGGCGGAGATGAATTTGTTGTGGTCCTCTCGAAAGCCACTTTAAAAGAAGCAAATATTGTTTTTTCAAGAATTCAAGATAAGATAACCAAATTTAATATGTCGTCTTCACATGCATATAAAATTGAGATAAGTTATGGATTTGCTGAATATTCCCCTGAATCAAATTTTACGGCTGAAGACTTAATAAAGATAGCGGACGAAAATATGTATAAAATGAAAAAAGAGAAAAAAAAGAAAAAAAGTTGCCCCTCTTAA